In Methanobacteriales archaeon HGW-Methanobacteriales-1, one genomic interval encodes:
- a CDS encoding ABC transporter, whose translation MEFTKKFEHRFIVNFSKYRYLLKELVKRDIKIKYRRSVLGIFWSFLNPLLSMIVLTIIFSTIFAQNIENFPVYFLTGRLVFDFYSQGSKGAMKSIIRNAAIIKKVYVPKYMYSLGVILSSFVTFLLSLIVLFGVMIATHISFSIYILYAVLPIFLLLMFTIGAGLLLATITVFFRDIEHLYGVFITMLMYGSAIFYPASIIPAQFQFLFDLNPVYGLISLCRDSFMYGQMFNLGTLLYVSMWSAGLLILGIFLFYKYQDKFILHI comes from the coding sequence ATGGAATTCACTAAAAAATTTGAGCATAGATTCATCGTTAACTTTTCAAAGTATAGATATCTTCTTAAAGAGCTAGTTAAAAGAGATATAAAAATAAAATATCGTAGATCCGTGTTAGGAATATTTTGGAGCTTTTTAAATCCACTATTAAGCATGATTGTTTTAACCATCATATTCTCCACCATATTTGCTCAGAATATTGAAAATTTTCCAGTTTACTTTTTGACTGGGAGATTAGTGTTTGATTTCTATTCCCAGGGCAGTAAAGGTGCTATGAAGTCCATAATAAGAAATGCTGCTATTATAAAAAAAGTTTATGTTCCCAAATATATGTACAGTCTGGGAGTAATCTTATCCAGCTTTGTTACCTTCTTACTGTCATTAATAGTCCTTTTTGGAGTAATGATAGCTACCCATATTAGCTTTTCAATATACATTTTATATGCAGTATTGCCCATTTTTTTATTGCTAATGTTCACTATAGGAGCCGGACTCTTATTAGCCACAATAACAGTATTTTTTAGAGATATTGAACATTTATATGGTGTTTTTATAACCATGCTAATGTATGGAAGCGCAATATTTTATCCAGCATCAATAATTCCAGCACAATTCCAGTTTTTATTCGATCTGAATCCAGTGTATGGATTAATAAGTTTATGCAGAGATTCTTTCATGTATGGACAGATGTTCAATCTCGGGACATTATTGTATGTTAGTATGTGGTCAGCGGGACTTCTTATTCTTGGAATATTTCTATTTTACAAATATCAAGACAAATTTATATTACATATTTAG
- a CDS encoding teichoic acid ABC transporter ATP-binding protein: MRFNLSQEKIDNIKEYFIKMVKRELMFQEFWALKDVSFEIEQGDRVGVVGLNGAGKSTLLKIISGVMKPTEGNVDIKGKLVPLLELGAGFDSNYTGRENIYLNGAILGYTKEFLEEKYDEIVDFAEIKDFMDVPIKNFSSGMKARLGFSIATVVEPEILVLDEVLSVGDAKFRKKSEARIMELFDNGITVLFVSHSITQVKRLCNKAIWLEKGKIVMQGDAEEVCNAYDQS, from the coding sequence ATGCGGTTCAATCTAAGTCAGGAAAAAATTGATAATATTAAAGAATATTTCATAAAAATGGTTAAAAGAGAACTTATGTTCCAGGAATTCTGGGCCCTAAAAGATGTATCTTTTGAAATAGAACAAGGAGATAGAGTAGGTGTTGTTGGCCTTAACGGAGCAGGTAAAAGTACTCTTCTTAAAATTATTTCCGGTGTGATGAAACCCACTGAAGGTAATGTAGATATAAAAGGCAAATTGGTGCCTCTTTTAGAACTTGGTGCTGGTTTTGACAGCAACTATACGGGAAGAGAAAATATTTATCTTAATGGGGCTATTTTAGGATATACTAAAGAGTTTTTAGAAGAAAAATATGATGAAATAGTGGATTTTGCAGAAATAAAAGATTTCATGGATGTTCCTATAAAAAACTTTTCCTCTGGTATGAAAGCGCGTTTAGGATTTTCTATTGCCACAGTGGTAGAACCAGAAATACTCGTTTTAGACGAAGTTCTCTCTGTTGGAGATGCTAAATTTAGAAAAAAAAGTGAAGCCCGTATAATGGAACTTTTTGATAATGGAATCACTGTTTTATTTGTTTCCCACTCCATTACACAGGTGAAAAGGCTTTGTAATAAGGCCATATGGTTAGAAAAAGGAAAAATAGTCATGCAAGGCGATGCTGAAGAAGTTTGCAATGCCTATGACCAATCTTAA